In a genomic window of Gossypium arboreum isolate Shixiya-1 chromosome 7, ASM2569848v2, whole genome shotgun sequence:
- the LOC108484769 gene encoding uncharacterized protein LOC108484769: MDKTKFECISSWLVPRLVKELRSFLGLSGYYLRFIRDYGTLARPLTELLKKDGWGWSEQETVAFQALKEALSAASVLVLPNFQLEFTVDTNASGFGIGAVLQQQGRPVAFFSKALGVRHQALSIYEKEMLVVLLAVRKWHTYLFLLKKGKIAVGKVLQLRHELFLHFHASELVGTQPLPVPDRTWSIVSLDFIEGLPNSDRKNSILVVMDHLTKYSHFLDLSHSYTAKDVAQEYLNHVYKLHGMPNSILSVRDKIFVSSFWQELFRRDGTKLLLSTAYHPQTDGQTEVLNRFLKNYLQCMTSETPAHWFQWLPLVEWWYNLSFHSSIQLTPYEALYGQTPLMHMPYLVGASTVAVVDRSLQVKEAVRKLLQFCLRKAQTRMKHFTDKHFTDKH, encoded by the exons ATGGATAAAACCAAGTTCGAATGCATATCTTCCTGGCTAGTTCCGCGATTAGTGAAAGAGTTGAGAAGTTTCCTTGGTCTCTCTGGCTATTACCTTAGATTTATAAGGGATTATGGAACTTTAGCCAGACCTCTTACAGAATTGTTAAAAAAAGATGGCTGGGGTTGGTCAGAACAAGAAACTGTAGCCTTTCAAGCATTAAAAGAAGCCTTGAGTGCCGCATCCGTCCTGGTACTTCCTAACTTCCAGCTCGAGTTCACAGTAGATACGAATGCAAGTGGATTTGGAATTGGGGCAGTGTTGCAGCAACAAGGGAGGCCAGTGGCTTTCTTTAGCAAAGCTCTAGGTGTGCGGCATCAGGCTTTGTCGATTTATGAAAAAGAAATGCTCGTGGTCCTATTGGCTGTTCGAAAATGGCATACATATTTG TTTTTGCTCAAGAAAGGGAAGATCGCCGTGGGAAAAGTTCTGCAGCTGAGGCATGAGTTGTTTCTCCATTTTCATGCTAGTGAGTTGGTGGGCACTCAG CCATTACCAGTACCTGATAGAACTTGGTCTATTGTTAGTTTAGATTTTATTGAAGGATTACCGAACTCAGACAGGAAGAATTCCATTCTTGTGGTGATGGACCATCTAACCAAGTATAGTCACTTCCTAGATCTGTCTCATTCGTATACAGCTAAAGATGTAGCCCAAGAGTACTTGAATCATGTCTACAAGCTTCATGGCATGCCAAATTCAATCTTATCAGTCAGAGACAAAATCTTTGTTAGTAGCTTTTGGCAGGAGTTATTTCGGCGAGATGGTACTAAACTTCTTTTATCAACAGCCTATCACCCTCAAACGGATGGCCAGACGGAGGTTTTGAATAGATTTCTTAAGAATTATCTACAATGCATGACTAGTGAAACACCTGCGCATTGGTTTCAATGGCTACCACTTGTTGAGTGGTGGTATAATTTGTCGTTCCACTCCTCGATTCAACTCACTCcatatgaggccttgtatggccaGACTCCACTGATGCACATGCCCTATCTCGTAGGAGCCTCTACAGTGGCAGTAGTGGATAGAAGTCTACAGGTTAAGGAAGCAGTGAGAAAGTTACTGCAGTTCTGTCTCAGGAAAGCTCAAACTCGTATGAAGCATTTTACTGATAAGCATTTTACTGATAAGCATTAG